TTCTGGCCTGGTATCTAGTAACAGTAGTGTTGCTGAGCCGGTGGATGGTACCAAACATGGTACAGGAGACAGCACCGTGCGGAAAATTTCTCCGTTGTACTTGGAAATCGGAGGCAGTGTATTGTTTGCACTGCTCCTGGGATTTTCCTTTGGATTTCTTATCAGGAGAAAGAAAGAAGCTGCACAGTGGACTCCAGTAAAGAATGAGGAATCATAAGAGTTGCCAATACCGTgagcctggtgcagtggtggtaAATCCAAACTTGGACCTAATTGCTGGAATAGACCCTACACAAAGTGAAGTCATTTCTTCTTGGGGGCTCTGTGGTACACGAGTGTATAGTTGTGTAAGATTGTGCCTTTGTATATGATAGTCTTGGGAAATGAAGTTTTTGATCGGATATCTGTTGTTGTAATAGTCCAATGTATAAGCATGTAATAAGTGATATAATGTTCACATTGCTTTGGTTGACGCAAGTGTTTAACCTGTACCATAATTTGGCATGGTTTGTTGAATCATTAAAGTGATTGTGGACGTCCTTTGTGGTTGAACCGTATTTATTTTGTGATCCTGGCTTTCTGTGTCATCTGCCTGCTTTTGTTAGCAGATGCGCAGAATCTTCTGAGCTTCGAGTTCATACTTAACAATATACCTGTATCGACAATATCATATTACATGTTGGCAGTGGTTAACGAAATATCTAAATGAGCATATTTAGAAGTCAAGCATCCCTGCATCAGCACACCTATTGAGTATTGACGACCTTACAAATAAAGTTGGAGCAGAGACGCCATCGGGGACACAGGCGGCAGTGTGTCTGCAGGTCCACCGGCGGCGAGGCGAGATGGTGTCATCCAAGAAGGTGTGCATGATCGGCGCCGGCGTCTCGGGGCTAGCGTCTGCCCGCGAGCTGCTCCGGGAGGGCCACGACGTGACGGTcatggagcagagcagcggcgtcGGCGGGCAGTGGCTGTACGACCCGAGGACGGACGGCGGCGGCCCCCTCGGCGCGGCCGGCGCGCACAGCAGCATGTACGCCTCCGTCCGGCTCATCAGCCCGAGGGAGCTGACGTGCTTCTCCgacttccccttcttccccagcAACGACGGCACCGGCGACGCCCGGCGGTACCCGGGGCACGCGGAGTTCCTCAGGTACATCAGGGACTTCTGCGACGCATTCGGGCTCATGGACGTCGTCAGGCTCAACACCAAGGTCCTGCACGTCGGCCtggcgccgccgctcgccgctgACGACGGCGTGAAGCGGTGGACGGTGAGGTGGTCGAGACGTGGTGACTGCGAGGGCGACGCGGTCACCACGGAGGAGGTGttcgacgccgtcgtcgtcgccgtcggccAATACACCCAGCCACGGCTCCCAACCATCAGCGGTAGGTTGGTTCTAATCGATTGCGTCGTTGTTATCGCCGTTGTCGTCAGTGATTGCGTACACTGATGGTGATGGATAGATTTAAGAATTTTGTCCCTGTCGAAATTAAGTTGTGTTCATGCCCTGTTGGTCAACTGATGGAGCTTCTAGTATAGGCATGAACAAGTGGAGCAGGAGGCAGCTGCACTCCCACTCGTACCGGGTCCCCGACTCCTTCGACGGCGAGGTGGTGGTGATCGTGGGCTTCCATGAGAGCGGCAAGGACATCGCGCAGGAGCTCTCCGGGGTGGCGAGGGAGGTGCACGTCAGCGTCAAGTCCATGGAGGTCCTCACTCCCGCCGTCTCCAAGGCTGTCGGCAGGCACCACAACCTGCACCTGCACCTCCAGATCGAGTGCTTGTGTGAGGATGGGCAGGTGACGTTCGCCGACGGCTCGCGTGTCGTCGCCGACTCCATCATCTACTGCACTGGGTACGACTTCTGGTTCCCGTTCCTGGACACGGGTGGCCTGCTCACCGTCGACGACAACCGCGTCGGCCCGCTGTTCGAGCACACGTTCCCGCCGGCGCTGGCGCCGTCGCTGTCCTTCGTGGGCGTTCCCAGGCTGGTACTGGTGCCGCGGTTCTACGAGGCGCAGGCGAGGTGGGTGGCGCAGGTGCTGTCTGGCCGGAGGCCGCTGCCGCCGGAGGAGGAGATGCTGCGCTCCGCGGAGGAGTACCACCGCGCCAGGGAGGCGGCCGGCGTGCCCAGGCGCCTCTCGCACACCGTCTTCTTCGACATGGACTACTGCGACGAGTTTGGGGCCAAGCACTGCGGCTTCCCGCCGTTGGAGGGGTGGAAGAGGGACCTCCTGTCGTCGTCTGTCGCACGCGTCAGGGACGGCGACGTGGAGAGCTACCGTGACAGCGACCTTGTCCTGGAGGGCTTGCGCTCCGATGGCTGGTGACTGCCTAGGACGCCATAAGACAAGGAGGTCGGccaagatgatgaagacgacggctTACCTTACCAGATCCACGACTAACGCCACGCAGACCAACTACTCTAGCTAGTCGTAATCGTAATATTTTGGGAAACAAGTACTCCGTACAAATCATAGTCGTGATATTTTTTGGGAAACAAGTACAAATCATAATGATTGAAGTGGTGGCATAAAACCGCAAATTGGCCCTTGTTTTGTTTAGTTGCCCGGAATCAGAGCCGGCAGGTAGTGCACTGTAGCACactagtatttcgtttgtatttggtaataattgtccaaccattgactaattaggctcaaaacgttcgtctcgcaaagtacaatcaaactgtgcaattagtttttgatttcgtctacatttagtacttcatgtatgtaccgcaagtttgatgtgacggagaattttctttttgcatagtgccaaattcaggaGTTTGGGGTAACTAAACACACCCCCAAAATCTTCCTTGCCCAACTCAACCAAGTTTGAAGTGGTCGCATAAAACCGCGAATTGTTTGGATACAAAGACTAATTACTAGCTAATTGAAGATATCTATTCGGATGATGATTTTTGCGGCTGATAAGTTGGTTgatactgttttgttgtgagagaaaaatattataccatgactgataagccgagctaataagttcaagcgaacatgactTAAAATTAGTTTGCATCCAAACAAGAGGGCTAATAGGCGTGCTAATtttttttagcaaatcttcaattAGTTGTTAGTCAATTAACTAACGATAATGCTCTAATTAATACGTCTAGAACAGACGGACGCCTCACTCGCTCACTCCCGCACCGAGACGCCTCACACGCTCTCGACAGCAAAGTATCTACCAGAGAGGGGAGACCCAAGACAGCGACAACGGCAAATATCCGCAAGGTGAGCCAGCAACAACGGCGGCCAAGCATCCGCCTGAGAGGATCATAACAACCTTGGTGACAAAGCATTCGCAAGGTGAGAGGCCTACACACGCTCAACATCAAAGTATCTGTCAGAGTGGGGAGCAAGGTCAACAACGGCAAAACATCCGCCAGAGACCAAACGACAAACGACGGTGACAAGGCAAGCACTCCAGTAGGACAGGCTTCTGCGAAGAACATGAGGCGCACACAGGAACATCAAGGGCAGATCCGACAAGAGGGAAAAAGGGGTAGAGTGAAGCTAATAGGTGCACAACAACGATGCCTTCAAGAAGGGGAATGACATCCACGGATGCCGCCATCGTTGGATTAGGGCCATAGGTGGCGAGAAGTGGACGACGGAATGGATTTAGACGACGCCTCCAATGTGGTAAGTGACACAAGCTGCGACACCGTCGTCCGCCCAGAGCAGAGGCCAGGCAGGGCTTTCGCCCAGATTCCAATCAACCACATCACAACTGCCACAGTGCCTGGACTTGCGCCGGAGGTGGCTGGCGGCCCCGCAAGGCACCGAGCCCGTGCGTCGTGGAGGCCTCCCATGCTATGGCCCGCGTGACCTCATAGGCGGTGCCTCAGCGCCGAGGCCTGCGCGTACAGGTACACAGCAGGCAGGGACAGCAAGGCCGCACGCATCCTCACACGCTGCCGACCCACACCGCCTTCGCACGCATCGCAGCTTCTGGCCGATGACCTCACACGACACTCGAGCAGATGAGCGCGTTCGGATGACGCCCGACGTATGCGGCTGCCCCAACCCATTCGCCTGCACCTGCTGTAGCACCGTATTGTTGCTGCACGCGCACGTTCATCCCTCATCTGCCTCGCCCTGCCCCACATGTGTACCCTGCCCCCGTCTGCCACACCCTGCCCCGCACGCGCACCTCGGCTATGCCCGCCACTCCTTCCCTTGACCCCTCCTCACTCTCTCTGCTCGGGCGGGACCTAGGAGCCTGGATGAGGACGAGCATGCCCCATCTATAGTGTTGATAGAATATTGTCAGTAGTcttctgaggggtatcccacaaaggtagattgatcgacagagatgtgtgtaatcgagaacaagaaggcaacagagacacacgagttagacaggttcgggccgtcagcgcgacgtaataccctactcctgtggtctattggattgtattggttattgtatgatattgcatgagtttggaggggatccctgcctaccttatatagtccggggggcagggttacaagttggttagatctaggagataaccagaaagtaataacagattacaggaatcatgggatcatacgtctcctaacagatctcgtagtatcttcaagatatcttctcggtgtcttgcgggacACGACGAGTAGCGCCATGCCCCATaaagcttcatcttgtgggctaggccgcccctgggggcgcagcccatatgGTATGCTGTGGGTATCTGGagtcgtaccccccacaactagtccccaagcaccttgtatccgttgtgtaacgccgtcttgagcttgtccacgTAGGTGCGAACGaagccaagcagtcaaactcatggctcgaccaccgtgatgagtcaccgagcagttgtgaaccatcatcgagcagtgtgaaccatcgccgagcagtgtaaaccatcgccgagcagtgtgaaccgtcgccgagtagggtgaaccgtcaccgagcagcgtatcccaagtaaggcttgccataaggatttaaggagctcaagttcaaaattgaaaatttcctcacagtagaccaagtgtgcccacttagagtccgaccacgagaaagggagatagccTTCTTCAATTTCAggaggcgcggagtcttctagattaaagcaaacacactcaccgtgaggtaaagtatgcccacttagtctccaagcctgacagtaggtgacgttgtcacgtggtgccagggtccaaagttgAAGAAAAGCTGAAGACCAaccgagtaggcagccagtccccgagcatagccccgaaatgagaaaagcacattcaccacaaggtgaagtgtgcccacttagtccccgagcctgacagtaggtgacgtggtcacgtggtgccagggttagaaacagcagtcaacagaagaaagtccccaatgcggtgaggaaccaagtcgtatTGATGATGCAGTCCCCAAGCCTAAAATGGAAACCTTGGAGAAATCAAATCGCggagaaaaaaccggagtaatgactgtacagtagtaattactgagacGTAATAGATGGTGGAGAAGTCAgcgaatattcggtgagcagtaacaaattaCGACGATAAATGGGCGATACGGGCTGTAGTTGCGCGAaagcctaggtaacggcccaccatgCTGTTGCAGAGAATTTGGAGAGGCGCAAATcatggagcggtttcccaaaaaccctcgaatgtgaaaggtagggggagtgctttataactgcatcGCCGCACctcgcgctcccacctttgccactttgccatttcatcttcctcctccaccctcGTACTTCCAGATTCATACGCGGTTCCACCGCCAATCccaaaccagatctgagagatggcgccaaagaggaGTGTTGGAAACCCAAAGAAGGCGGCCGCTGGAGCCAGCTGTGACAATGAGTGGGTGCCATCACTCATGGGGGAGGCAGAGATCAATAGGATGGTAGAGGCGGCGTTCTCCCGGACCGTGTCACCACTGGATGGTGGCCAgctagcggtgagcccttcccaatgcctcatactaACAAAGCTATAGTTTTTTAGGATTACTTCTGGCACGGATTAGGATTTCCCAtccatcctttcttgagggaccTATTTGAGTTCTGGagagttagtctgtgcaatctccacccaaacactatCTTGCACATCTCAATTTTTATCCACTTTTGTGAGGCGTATCTCGGAGTTCTTCCCTACTTCAACCTATTCCGTCATCTAttctagctgaagaagaagggtggcggcggttccaaggtggtcggcagcATGTATCTTCAACTCCGTGACAGAATGGTGGGCAAGTACATCACTGTACTGCTGAGCacctcactgaaggggtggaacgccaggtggttctacatgaagcataGCCACCCCGCCATCCGCTGCAACATCGACCATGTTCCGGAGAAccagaagagctggtcggagaagctgagcagtgctgacatggagcaggtgagggagctccttggcctgataaagggcatgaagatgaACGGTGGACTAgtggcggtgagcttcatagtgcgccgcttccagccctgcaaggagagggcccacacgGGCTTTGATTTCAAGGGGGACACTAATGGCACCCGGGAGAGGACAGAGAGGCTATCAAAGGATGATGTGATAGGCCAAGCAGCTGAACTATTCGCCCCAATGCGTCATTCAGCATGTAGGGGCAGACGAGAGCCTTTAACTGCATGAACCCGTCTCCTCAGGTAAACATCTCAATTGTTGGTTCCTAATCCTTTTTTATCCTATACCATTACCGAGCAGTGAACTAAtgcacttgtggaaagatccattcaccGGAACGAGCGGCGTACTTCTCAAGCATGCCGAGGAGTGATTGGCCGAAGGCAATGGACTCCCGGCCAATGACTCAGCCTGAGGAGGGTGCCGTTAGCGCCTTGTCAGGGTCCGGAGGCACGGACGCTGGTCGAATGGAGAGTCCTCCCCCGGTTTCAGAGAAAGTCCTAGGGAAGAGGGAAGCAACAGATGAGTtggcctagaagaagagaaagacaaagAGTGCTGCTCTCCGCAAGCCAGGCGGCATCTCAGCTTGCTGGTAACCAACAACTCGGACAAGAGTACGACGATGTTCGAGTGTCAGATAACGACGGGGCTCCTGTGGCTCCTCCACCAAGCAATGAAGCGCCTCCACGCAAGCGCACATGTTAGGACAATTGAAGGTGGGGAAGAAGTCCCCAATCAAGAGGCGACAGGGAGTCCCCGAGTAGCGCAAATGAAGGGAGGCCAACAGTGGAGGCCGCATAGACTCTCAACCCTTAGGGCACGCGGGTCAACCCTATGGCCATGCCTGGGGGCTTGGGTAGGCAAATCGCCGGTTTAGAAAAGTATACTTGGAGGCTAACACGAAGTATCCTGGCCTTTGACTAATTTTGGTTGTCGTATCTTTATCTCTTTTGGCGATTGATGAGCTAATCTAATGCAGAGCGAGGCGTATGGAGGATTTGAATCCATCCGTCTAGACTGGCGAGCATGCTGGGGACTAATCCTAGTGTAGAAGCAATGCGGTATACCCTATCCCAGAGTCCCCAGGTGCTCGATGGCCTACGGAGGAGTCAACCGCCGCTGCTGATGAACTTGGTGGCGGAGAACGGTTTGGCCGCCGACGGTGAACGGTTCGGGCGGCGATGGCCGAGGCACACGGTGGAAGCCACCGCCATCTTCAGAGGTGATGCTGGAGTTGCTAACGTTGTGCCTGAGTCTGGAGCGGGAGGCTGGTGCAGCCAGAAGAGTCGGCCACCGCTCATTAAGACATTAGAGGGCTTGGTTTGACTCGTTGTGCAGGCACTGAGCCCCCCCAGGTGGCGCCACCAGctgcgaggaggaggacgaggtggaagagattgagcatGAGGAATCACGACCTCTAGCCGTCCAAATTCCTCTGGAAGCGGGGGCGACAAAATGGTGGtcattgaggaggaggacaccaccagggagctcaggAGGCTGGAGGTCCACCCTTTCGACGGCGATGAAGCAGATCCAAGGGTAGCATTGTGTCCTCAATGTTTGTGCTTTGACGTttggagattggagttcttcGTAATCTTGGTGCTTTTGCAGGGTATAGCTCAAACTGCCAAACAATGGCGATaattgatcaagaggatggaacccctcgcTGAGGAGAACACAAAGATGGAGGCGATGAAacttatggagaaaaacatctagagggcctagTACGAGTGGGATTTTGCTGAGTCCAACGCGTGGGAtctggaataccaaaagggggctcTATTCGAGCAGCTGGCGACCATGTCCGAGCAGTTGCGGGGTAGGTCCGAGCAGCTGGCCATCGTCTCCGAGCAGCTGGAGCGCAAATCCGATAGCTGAGAAACGTCTCcgagcagagaaaaggtatggtGGATCAAcaaatttgctttgcattgcTGAAGTCTTATTGTTGTTGATGACCGTTATGCTTATAGAGCAAGACTCGGAGCTCGGTCAGCTACACCAAGTCATCGGtcaactctaggaggaggaggagaagatggCAGGGTGGGAGGAGAAGCTGgctgaggagctaaaaggtgagtacttcgTGGTCGGAGTTACCACTGGAGTAATTTCTTTGCTTGATGGACCCTTGTGATGCCTGCAGACTACCGTCGAAAGGccaaggcatagttcgatgtgctagAGTAGGAGGCCAGAACCTAGAGGAACAAACTCGACGCTGTAGTTGCTAGAATCAAGCCGGTGCTCCACTGTGTCGAcatggaggtggctcctcagcccaaTGGTAGGCTGCCAcattcggacaccatcatcgataggtgcaaggtagtgtgggagaacttcaaaagcttcaaccatgACGCCACCATCACCGCCATTACTCACGCTCTAGTGGTGGTCCGGTCCCACTACCCTGtcattgaccttcaagcgataggggctgGATTTGCTAGAGGGACGTGCATGACGGAGCATcagcagctggaagatgaggtggaggacacaaCAAAGAAACTGGCCGGTGACGTCGACCTATTCGGTGAGATGGACGGCGATGGCCAAGCCCAATGACCTGCTCGAAGAGTGATCTGTAACAACTAGAGAGGGTAGTTAAAACACGCAAGGGTGTAGATAatcatttatgtatatgtataaatgttgtaaagtgacatatgcatgtttatgcagtttgccagtattttgttgaaaaatcattgtagtgttaaccctaacacaattatacgtagtataagtagcgttagagcagttagttcattactgagctcttggccttggctagcccatagtccataacatcgagcgcggagcccgtgcacgtgtaggaggatcaggcgtgaccaaggaaccacagtcaACCACCCATAATGCATAGCGTGGAgctcgtagcacatgtagggagagatcagagactgggtcttctccaaagaacatagagtggaacatgtgctgctcgatggttggcgaAATATCTTTGAGATATGGAGAAACGGGGCAGAGCGTTTATGAAGattggagtttgttaagtagtagcttagagctggcgaccacaaatggagattaaaccataatggagataaattatggcgacaaaaacttcattcaatatagagtggagaatacatatctggagcgtttcagggatagaaacgtataaggtgctcgatgtgccattaATTGGGAATATCGattccgtccaagtcacatagccgctAAGACCCTAgtcaggtaacctctttgaccatgtagggcccttcctagggggaggagagcttgtgcatccctttagttttctattttttatcgagaacaaggtcgtcgacagcaaatgaatgacctttgatgttgtggttgtaatatcttcgcaagccttctaggtatttggctgtgcggatgtaggtgatcaggcgttcttctttggccctgtcgacgtcctctatCTAAACagttgtggcttgctcttcattataaagGTCCACCCTAgatgctcggaaggcaatgtccactggtagtatggcttctgagccatagaccaagaaatatggagacacaccggtgctgtgactagcttgagtgtgtagtccccagaccatagctgggagctctttgagccatctgcccagatgcttttcctctttctgatatagcctcttttttagggcatcaaggatcatgccgttcgcccattcgacctggacgttggctctaggatgggcaacggagaagtatttgacggagatgcatcggtcttcacagaagtccaaaaaatgatgaccagtgaatgtagttccgaggtcggtgataatgctatttgAGAAACCGAaactatggatgatatcttcaaagagctcgactgccttctttgtagtagccaaAACAAGctgtttatattcaatccacttggagaacttgtcaatggcgacatacatgtaccgaaaaccacctggcgctggcttgaaaggcccaatcatgtccagtccctagcatgcaaaaggccaagaagttgggatggtctgcagttcttgtgccggcacgtgtatttgcttggtgaaaaattggcatccttcacaacatcgaatgaggtcttctgcatcggtgaTGGCCGTAGGCTAGTAAAAaacagctcagaaagctttgccgaacAGATTTCTCAAGGCCGCGTGGTTGTCGcaagaaccagagtgaatttcaagaagcaatttcactccctcttcttgggtgatgcatttctgcagtatcccttctttggcacttttcctcatcaagttcctatCCACcaacacgtaatgcttgcttcgacggattatgcattcggtttcagtcttgtcaATGGGTACATCAGCACTAGTGAGGTACTTGTTGAACTGTTCCCTCTAATCAGCGGTcggcgaaggtactgtaagtaccagctgctcgatggagggaatttcttgaacttccttctcttcctaaATAGAtgacgtaaagaggtcttgaacaaaaaACCCATCATGgtgcgagaagagcctatcttagataggtgatcgttgagctgattttgatctcgtaccacatggtggtactcgataccgtagaacttcccttcaagtttcctgattttggtgcaatatgcatccatcttctcactggagcaggactagtctttattgagctggttgatgactaacgtggagtctccgtataccatgaggcatttgacaccgagctcgatggctatacggagaccatggagacatgcttcatatttggcggcattattggaggctggaaaatgtattcagagaacgtatcagagctttTCTTTGGTTGTAGTAATGAATAAGATACCAGCGCTAGCATCGTTGATGTTGAGAGTGCCGTCGAAGTACGTCACCTAGTGCTCGaggcaagtagcggggatgggctccTAAATCTCAGTCCACTCAATGATGAAGTCAGCGAGcacctatgacttgatggtaggcctgcttctaaatttgaGGGAGTAAGTGctaagctcaatagcccacttgatgatgcaaccattggcctctttattgcgtaggatgtcccctagagggaacttggtgaccacgacgatcttgtaatactcgaagtaatggcgaagCTTACGTGACGTGATCAGAATAGCGTATagcagtttctgaacttgaggataacgagttttgggctcattaaggacctcactgatgaagtaaactagatgttgcaccttataggcgtgcctggCCTCCTCGTGTTTGACGATGATTATtgtgctaacgacgcgagaagtggcggcgatgtagaatATTAGAGTTTTGTCTGATCGAGgagccatcatgatcggaggctttgttagaaacaacttgagctgctcgaaagctgtgtgaGCCTCATCCGACTAggagaagcgctcggaggccttgaggagtttgaggaatggtagtcccttttcaccgaggcgcgatataaagcggctgagagcagccatgtaacctataagcttctgtatatcctttacgcAAGTTgtccatttcatgttggtgatggcggagaccttgtcggggttgagCTCGATGCCatgagcgctgacgatgtagcccaggagtatgccggatggaactccaaagatgcactttgaagggttcaacttccacctgtacctttttaggttggcgaacgtttcttcgaggtcgacgATAAGATTATCGACGATcttagacttgacgaccacatc
Above is a genomic segment from Miscanthus floridulus cultivar M001 chromosome 3, ASM1932011v1, whole genome shotgun sequence containing:
- the LOC136541329 gene encoding flavin-containing monooxygenase FMO GS-OX-like 8, encoding MVSSKKVCMIGAGVSGLASARELLREGHDVTVMEQSSGVGGQWLYDPRTDGGGPLGAAGAHSSMYASVRLISPRELTCFSDFPFFPSNDGTGDARRYPGHAEFLRYIRDFCDAFGLMDVVRLNTKVLHVGLAPPLAADDGVKRWTVRWSRRGDCEGDAVTTEEVFDAVVVAVGQYTQPRLPTISGMNKWSRRQLHSHSYRVPDSFDGEVVVIVGFHESGKDIAQELSGVAREVHVSVKSMEVLTPAVSKAVGRHHNLHLHLQIECLCEDGQVTFADGSRVVADSIIYCTGYDFWFPFLDTGGLLTVDDNRVGPLFEHTFPPALAPSLSFVGVPRLVLVPRFYEAQARWVAQVLSGRRPLPPEEEMLRSAEEYHRAREAAGVPRRLSHTVFFDMDYCDEFGAKHCGFPPLEGWKRDLLSSSVARVRDGDVESYRDSDLVLEGLRSDGW